In the Deltaproteobacteria bacterium genome, AGGACGTCTGCACCCACCACGTCCACCGGAAATTTGACCTCCACTCCTTCAATCTCCTTGAGGTCCTCTTCCAGAAAAGCGCAGTTATCCTTCCAGGCTGGAGCCCAGATTCCCAGGTTATTTCCTGCATCGTAAACCTTGGCCACCACCTCAGTAACATACTTGGTAGCGACCCCAGCGGCTGCCATGATTTCCCGGGCGGCCATGGTGATCTCCGCGGTATCGATCCCGTAAGGACAAAAAACGGAACATCGGCGGCATTCACTGCATTGGTAAAAGTAAGTAAACCATTCTTGAAGAACCTCTTCGTTCAGCTCCTCGGACTCATTGGCCCATCCCCATATCTTCCCGCCCAGGGTGAAGTATCTTTTATAGACCTTGCGGAGAAGGTCAGCCCGGGCGACGGGCATATTTTTCGGATCTCCCGTTCCTAAGAAAAATTGGCATTTATCGGCGCAGGCGCCGCATTTCACGCAAATGTCCAGAAAAAGACGAACCGACCGGTATTTGTCCAGAACCTCAGCCATTTTTTTCAACATGGCTTCCTTCCAATCCGGCAAACGCTCCTTGGGCAGGTCAATTTTGACCATATCCTTCTCTTTGGCTGGGTGGCATAGCTGGTGCCTGGAAGAACCGATCTTAAGGGCGGGGGTGGAAACCGGAACTTTCATCCTTTTTTCCCTTCCCCGGGCCCTGCCGGAGACGGTTTGTATTTTTCTGGAGGAAAGAGGTTCTGCGGGTTATAGGATACAGGGAAATCCCAGGGGTTGACAAACCGCTGCTCCCAATTGGCCCTTTGGTTCCGCGTGGGGCTGAAAAAAAGGCCACCCGCGTGCATAAGTTTGCCAAAAGGGAAATAGATCATCAAAACCATTACCAGAAGGAAATGTAGAGCGAATAACCAGCTAATTTCGGGAATCAAGGGTTGAAAATAAACCAGTCCGAGGATCAAAGCTTTGACATCGACAACATAGGTTCTGAAAAAAACTTCCAATAAAATTCCGCTAATCGCAATCGCCATAATTAAAAAAAGAGCAAAAAAATCTCCCAGAATGGAAATGTAAAGGTTCCGCTCCATAACTAACCGACGGGCCAGTAAGAAAGCGAGGGGAAATGGAATGAGATAGCCGGCATAAAGGCCTAAAGTCTGCATTGCTACCACCCATCCCGGTACGGGATAGAGAAAAAACCTTAAATGCCGCAGGATAACCAGCCAGAGGAAGACGTGGAAAAAAAAGCCACCCAACCAAAGGAACTTATCTCCTTTAAAAAGGCTGGGAAACCATAAAACATCACCGGCCAACCGGAAGATTACACCGCCGGAGGTCCTGGGAGCGGGCGTGGTAACGATGCGCAGGGGGACGGGGGTACGAGCCCATCGCCAGAATCGGTACAGGACGCCAAGGGTAAAAATCCCTATACTGATATAAGGCAGATAGATAAAAAGAAATTTTGTTGCCATTCCTTTGGATTAGGGAGAAATTCCCAGACGCTTGTAAATTTCCGGTAATTTCTTTTCTGCCTGGGCTTTCACTTCGAAATATAGGTGGTTCCCGTGCGAATCCATGGCTACGATCAGAGGCCCAAAGTCT is a window encoding:
- a CDS encoding (Fe-S)-binding protein, with product MKVPVSTPALKIGSSRHQLCHPAKEKDMVKIDLPKERLPDWKEAMLKKMAEVLDKYRSVRLFLDICVKCGACADKCQFFLGTGDPKNMPVARADLLRKVYKRYFTLGGKIWGWANESEELNEEVLQEWFTYFYQCSECRRCSVFCPYGIDTAEITMAAREIMAAAGVATKYVTEVVAKVYDAGNNLGIWAPAWKDNCAFLEEDLKEIEGVEVKFPVDVVGADVLLVPPSADNFVNTNTMIGYAKMFHAAGISWTTSTYCNEGGNFGLFLNYANLKKINNRILEAAHQLRVKKIYWGE
- a CDS encoding respiratory nitrate reductase subunit gamma — protein: MATKFLFIYLPYISIGIFTLGVLYRFWRWARTPVPLRIVTTPAPRTSGGVIFRLAGDVLWFPSLFKGDKFLWLGGFFFHVFLWLVILRHLRFFLYPVPGWVVAMQTLGLYAGYLIPFPLAFLLARRLVMERNLYISILGDFFALFLIMAIAISGILLEVFFRTYVVDVKALILGLVYFQPLIPEISWLFALHFLLVMVLMIYFPFGKLMHAGGLFFSPTRNQRANWEQRFVNPWDFPVSYNPQNLFPPEKYKPSPAGPGEGKKG